In one window of Helianthus annuus cultivar XRQ/B chromosome 17, HanXRQr2.0-SUNRISE, whole genome shotgun sequence DNA:
- the LOC110924311 gene encoding uncharacterized protein LOC110924311, whose protein sequence is MSNSSPSPHPAVTVTSIKNLIPITLDIETGHYTTWSEMFKIQCKAHLVYDHLQPKVAPETSSSTTTAKETEKDKSTPRETWERLDSIVLQWIYSTISTDLLHTVLKPDTTAYEAWTTIANIFQDNKATRTIDLNNKFAPTHLDLFLNMSAYCQALKVIFDQLNNLGSPITDE, encoded by the coding sequence ATGTCTAATTCATCTCCTTCCCCACACCCTGCGGTCACTGTTACCTCCATCAAGAACCTCATACCAATCACACTTGACATCGAAACAGGCCACTATACCACGTGGTCCGAGATGTTTAAAATACAGTGCAAGGCTCACCTTGTTTATGATCACCTGCAACCCAAGGTGGCACCTGAAACATCATCTTCGACCACCACAGCCAAAGAAACGGAGAAAGATAAATCAACACCAAGAGAAACTTGGGAACGGCTGGATTCCATTGTTCTTCAGTGGATTTACAGCACTATCTCCACCGACCTTCTACATACTGTTCTCAAACCCGACACCACTGCATACGAAGCATGGACCACCATAGCCAATATCTTTCAAGACAATAAAGCTACCCGCACGATCGACCTGAACAACAAGTTTGCTCCTACGCACCTTGATCTATTCCTGAACATGTCTGCTTACTGTCAAGCCCTCAAGGTCATCTTCGATCAACTGAATAATCTCGGTTCCCCAATTACTGATGAATAG